The DNA segment TTGCATGCTGGATGGCAGCTGCTGATGTATTCATTCTCCCTTCACATATTGAAGGCTTCGGACTTGTTGCAGTAGAAGCGATGGCTTGTGGAACACCCGTAGTGGGGACGAATGTAGGTGGACTAAAATATCTGCTGAACAATGAAAATGGTGTTTTAGTTGAGGTAAATGATGTTATTTCTTTGAAAAAGGGGATTGAATCTGTTCTTCTCTCAGAAGAGGTTAAAGAAAAGCTAGTACGTAATGGGCTCGTAAAAGCGCAAGAAAATGACCAAAACACCATGACGGACCGCGTGATGAATCTATATCAATCACAAAAAGTAAAGGGCAGATAAGAAGAGCCCTTTGAGTTATTTTCTATTAATATAGTAATCTCCTCAATTAATTGTAATATATGAAATAATTAGTAAGTTGATTGAAAAGGAAAATCTATTTTAAATAGCTTTTAGCTATGTTATAATCCACATGGTACGATTGAAACTATGTATGTAAAATTGATTGTTAAATAGATAACTAACTTACATGTGACTTAATGGTTGCGAAATTTTGCCTGTTTCATGGTGTAAGAGATAGGCTAACAGTTCCGGGGAGGATCATGATGATTTACATCACCTTAATATTATGCTTTATTAGTTCCATACTTCTTACGCCTTTAGTTAAGAAACTTGCTTTTAAAATTGGGGCAACTGATCGCCCAAATCATAGAAAAGTTCATCAGAAAATTATGCCGCGTCTAGGCGGACTTGCTATTTATTTAAGCTTCATTATTGGTATGTTAGTCATTCGTCCAGGAGGACAATTTGCTACTCCTATTATTATCGGAAGTATCATCATTGTTGTTACTGGAATACTAGATGATATTATGGAGCTTTCGGCGAAAGTGAAATTTATTGCGCAGATTGCTGCTGCGGGGATCGTTGTTATTGGGGGCGGCGTCCATGTTCAATTTATCAACCTGCCTTTCGGGGGACAAGTTGAATTTGGTTACTTGAGTATTCCTTTGACCATTATCTGGATAGTGGGTATCACGAATGCCATTAATCTGATTGATGGTTTGGATGGCCTTGCTGCGGGTGTTTCATCTATTGCTCTAATTACCATTTCAGGAATGGCTATTATTATGGGTGATGGATATGTAACGGCTGTTGCGTCAATCGTACTTGCAAGTACATTAGGATTCTTAATTTACAATTTCCACCCAGCCAAAATCTTTATGGGTGATACAGGGGCATTATTCTTAGGTTATATGATATCGGTATTATCATTATTAGGCTTTAAGAACGTAACATTGATTTCTTTTATCGTTCCAATCATTATTCTTGGCGTACCAATTTCTGATACATTCTTCGCGATTATTCGTCGAATTGTAAATAAAAAGCCATTATCAGCACCAGATAAATCTCATTTACATCATTGTCTTCTTCGAGCTGGTTTCACTCATCGTCAGACAGTTTTGATGATTTATGCGATGGCAGCATTTTTCGGACTTGCGGCGATTATCTTTTCTCAAGCTAAACTCTTGGGTGGCTTCTTCTTCATTGTCATCCTGTTGATTATGATCGAATTGTTCGCTGAAATGATTGGACTGGTCGGAAAGAACTACCGTCCATTAATTAAAATGATGCGCGTTCTACTAGTTACAAGCGTACGAAATAGATAATAATATACGAAAAGCCTGGCCAATCATGGTCAGGCTTTTTTTACATAATAAAAAACCGCTTCACGTGATGTGATGCGGTTTTCAGTTTTGTTATTAGTTATTTTCTTCTGTGCTATCTGTATCAGAATTAGAACCTTCACTATCTGTGCTTGTTGTAGTTGAATCTGAAGAATTAGTACCAAGATGTGCCTTTAAAATGTTCTTTGTTTCTTCAAGACTCTCATCATCGAGCTTATAATAGTAAATTCTATTAATATAGGCATCTTCACCTTTTAAGTTTAAGGTATCGATTTTTAATCCGCTTCCGGCTAAACCATAATCCATTAATGATTTTATATCTTTAAAAGACATATTTGTTTGCATATTGTCACCAACCGCTTCAATCACATCCGTGTGTTTTGAGAAGGATTGGATAGATAAAGCTTTTTTCAAGATTGCTTTTATGATTTCCTGCTGTCTCATACCACGCATAACATCTGTATCCTTATGACGTGTTCTTGCTAGAGCAAGCGCTTGTTCACCATTTAATGTTTGGAAACCTGGTTTTAATCGGATTGCGTCATGATGATCCTCAGAATCTTTTTCAGAAATGGCATATGGCACTTCAACATCAATTCCATCTAATGCGTTAACTACATCAATAAAAGCGTAAAAGTTTACTTTTACATAATAATCAATCGGGATATCAAGCATTTCCTGCACAGTTTCAATCGTCATTTTTGGTCCACCATATGCGTGAGCATGAGTAATTTTATCAAATTTATCTTTACCGGGAATATACACATATGAATCACGTGGGATGCTCAAAAGTTTTACTGATTTTTCCTTAATATTTAAGGTTGCCACTAGGAGTGCATCTGATCTAACTGCATCACCATAGATTTTCTCCCTGCTTTTACTAGTATCTACACCAATCAGTAAAATAGAGATGTTATCCATACTCGGGTCGACCTTTACTTCACGTTTAGAAGCTACATCTACCGGCTTATATGATTTATTTACTACTGATTCTGCTTTTTTTAGAATAAAAGTTGCGTAAGCTGTGCCACCTAATGCAACGATTAGTAGTGGGAGAATAATCCACATAAAGAAACGCTTTTTTCGACTCTTTCTCTTTTTTTGGCTCATTAGATGAGTACGTTGGAATTCGGCCATATAATTTCTCCTTTAAGTTATCATTATCACTTTTGTATTTTTATTAATTTAATATAGACCAACTTTCATTTTACCGCTTTTTACTATATACGTAAATTGAAACTTTGTGTCGAAGTTTGAAAATATGATTCTTCTATAATATTACAAACTTTGCATGTCTTACTATATGTATAGACGAAAGGTCCCCTGTATTAGTTACATGCTATATTACTAAAAAAATGTACTGTATTTATTGAGAAAATATAAAATTCTAAAAATTAAATTCAAATTAAATTTACAAACTACCTACAAAATACCAACAAATTATTTACAAAAAAGACTATCAATCTTTTGGAAAAATTAGTAGAATAGTCTTGCAATACAAATATTTTTGTCGAAGGGCGGAAAAAGTGTGAAGAGACAGATCAAACGAAGCATGAAAAGACGAATGCTTAATGGTTCTCTAGCTACTGCGCTAGCACTTACAGTAGTTCCATTGAATATTTTCCCGCAGTCTGCAAAGGCTGAAGGAATATCTGGTAATTCTGCAACACTACGAATCTTAGAAACGACAGACTTACATGATGCTGTAATGGCTTACGATTATTATCAAGACACAGATAAAGGTGTCAACTATGGTCTAGCAAAAACGGCAAGCTTAATTTCCCAAGCAAGATCAGAGGTTGATGCTAGTAACTCTATGTTGTTCGACGCAGGTGATTTGCTACAGGGGAATCCGATGGCAGATTATGTTGCTAAAGTTAAGCCTTTAACTGAAAATGATACACACCCAATGTTCAAAGCTATGAAAGAATTACAATATGATGGCGGTATCGTAGGTAACCACGAGTTCAACTATGGATTAGGCTTCTTAAATACTGCTTTAAAGAATGCTCCATACCCAGTTGTAAACGCTAACATTTATAAAGTTGATGGTGACAATGATCCAACAAATGATGAAAATTATTTCACTCCATACCAAATTATCCCTAAAAAGATCAAGGATAAGAACGGTGTTGAACAAACAGTTAATGTTGGTATCGTAGGTTTCGCACCTCCGCAAATCCTTCAATGGGATAAGGATAACCTAGCAGGCAAAGTAATTGTAAAAGATATCGTTAAAACTGCTGAGAAATATGTAGCTGAAATGAAATCAAAGGGTGCTGATGTAATCGTAGCGATTGCGCACTCTGGCTGTGACGTGACAAACGAAGGTCAAGAGGATGCAGAAAATGCAGTATTCTCACTAAGTAAAGTATCAGGCATCGATGCCCTATTATTCGGACATGCACACTATGCATTCCCAGGCGGTAAAGAGTTCCACGTTGGTGGAAAGCTTGATCAACCAGATTTACCAGGACTTGATAACACGCAAGGTACAATCAACGGTACACCTGCAGTTGAAGCTGGATTCTGGGGTAATAACTT comes from the Neobacillus sp. PS2-9 genome and includes:
- a CDS encoding MraY family glycosyltransferase → MIYITLILCFISSILLTPLVKKLAFKIGATDRPNHRKVHQKIMPRLGGLAIYLSFIIGMLVIRPGGQFATPIIIGSIIIVVTGILDDIMELSAKVKFIAQIAAAGIVVIGGGVHVQFINLPFGGQVEFGYLSIPLTIIWIVGITNAINLIDGLDGLAAGVSSIALITISGMAIIMGDGYVTAVASIVLASTLGFLIYNFHPAKIFMGDTGALFLGYMISVLSLLGFKNVTLISFIVPIIILGVPISDTFFAIIRRIVNKKPLSAPDKSHLHHCLLRAGFTHRQTVLMIYAMAAFFGLAAIIFSQAKLLGGFFFIVILLIMIELFAEMIGLVGKNYRPLIKMMRVLLVTSVRNR
- a CDS encoding LCP family protein, translating into MAEFQRTHLMSQKKRKSRKKRFFMWIILPLLIVALGGTAYATFILKKAESVVNKSYKPVDVASKREVKVDPSMDNISILLIGVDTSKSREKIYGDAVRSDALLVATLNIKEKSVKLLSIPRDSYVYIPGKDKFDKITHAHAYGGPKMTIETVQEMLDIPIDYYVKVNFYAFIDVVNALDGIDVEVPYAISEKDSEDHHDAIRLKPGFQTLNGEQALALARTRHKDTDVMRGMRQQEIIKAILKKALSIQSFSKHTDVIEAVGDNMQTNMSFKDIKSLMDYGLAGSGLKIDTLNLKGEDAYINRIYYYKLDDESLEETKNILKAHLGTNSSDSTTTSTDSEGSNSDTDSTEENN